A part of Liolophura sinensis isolate JHLJ2023 chromosome 1, CUHK_Ljap_v2, whole genome shotgun sequence genomic DNA contains:
- the LOC135466202 gene encoding uncharacterized protein LOC135466202, which yields MVYLYILELSYVGYVIFVCRGLHVSVYAEDVFGMANVALTSQEEADELDRCFREFVSLTFTERRPTPEEKEHMNIKACAKLVKDCLPKEVVGIADYIFPRFRERGIKQTMAVSNFLPFIEECAFEYAKLKTKDTKLAKDNPAVGKYFMEFKKDIIRFSPNIPKVKERVAGLEDTSIE from the exons ATGGTATATCTGTATATCCTTGAATTGTCTTATGTAGGATATGTTATATTCGTCTGCCGAggattacatgtaagtgtatatgCAGA AGACGTGTTCGGAATGGCCAATGTAGCCCTCACCTCACAAGAAGAAGCCGACGAATTAGACAGGTGTTTCAGGGAATTTGTCAGCCTGACCTTTACAGAGAGGAGGCCGACTCCAGAGGAAAAGGAACACATGAACATCAAAGCCTGCGCAAAACTCGTCAAGGATTGCTTACCAAAAGAGGTGGTCGGAATTGCAGACTACATCTTTCCCAGGTTTAGAGAAAGAGGGATAAAACA AACGATGGCAGTATCAAACTTTCTGCCCTTCATCGAAGAATGTGCTTTCGAGTACgccaaactgaaaacaaaagacaCCAAGCTAGCTAAAGACAATCCGGCTGTCGGGAAATACTTTATGGAATTCAAAAAGGATATTATAAGATTTTCACCAAACATTCCAAAAGTG AAAGAACGTGTCGCAGGTTTGGAAGATACCTCTATTGAATGA